From Hymenobacter sedentarius, a single genomic window includes:
- the tuf gene encoding elongation factor Tu has translation MAKENFDRSKPHVNIGTIGHVDHGKTTLTAAITMVLANQGLAEKRDFSSIDNAPEEKERGITINTAHVEYSTKNRHYAHVDCPGHADYVKNMVTGAAQMDGAILVVAATDGPMPQTREHILLARQVGVPQLVVFMNKVDMVDDPELLELVEMEIRELLSFYDFDGDNIPVIQGSALGGLNGDANWVPKINDLMDAVDSFIPIPARLTDLPFLMPVEDVFSITGRGTVATGRIERGIINSGEQVDILGMGAAPGLKSTVTGVEMFRKILDRGEAGDNVGLLLRGIEKEAIRRGMVICKPGSVTPHQKFKAEVYVLSKEEGGRHTPFFNNYRPQFYLRTTDVTGIITLPEGVEMVMPGDNITITVELINKVAMEKGLRFAIREGGRTVGAGQVTEVLD, from the coding sequence ATGGCTAAAGAAAATTTCGACCGGTCCAAGCCGCACGTAAACATCGGTACCATCGGCCACGTCGACCACGGCAAAACGACCCTGACCGCTGCTATCACCATGGTGTTGGCAAACCAGGGCCTGGCCGAAAAGCGTGACTTCTCTTCGATTGACAATGCTCCCGAAGAAAAAGAGCGTGGTATCACCATCAACACCGCTCACGTAGAGTACTCGACCAAAAACCGTCACTACGCCCACGTTGACTGCCCCGGTCACGCTGACTATGTGAAGAACATGGTTACCGGTGCTGCCCAGATGGACGGCGCTATCCTCGTAGTAGCTGCTACCGACGGCCCCATGCCCCAGACCCGTGAGCACATTCTGCTCGCTCGTCAGGTAGGTGTTCCTCAGCTGGTGGTGTTCATGAACAAAGTGGACATGGTGGATGACCCCGAGCTCCTCGAGCTGGTGGAAATGGAAATCCGCGAACTCCTCTCGTTCTACGACTTCGACGGCGACAACATTCCGGTTATCCAGGGCTCGGCCCTCGGCGGCCTGAACGGCGATGCCAACTGGGTTCCCAAAATCAACGATTTGATGGACGCGGTTGACTCGTTCATTCCGATTCCTGCTCGTCTGACCGACCTGCCCTTCCTGATGCCTGTTGAGGACGTGTTCTCGATTACTGGCCGTGGCACCGTAGCCACTGGTCGTATCGAGCGCGGTATCATCAACTCGGGTGAGCAAGTTGATATCTTGGGTATGGGCGCTGCCCCCGGCCTGAAGTCGACGGTAACGGGTGTGGAAATGTTCCGCAAAATCCTGGACCGTGGCGAAGCTGGTGACAACGTAGGTCTGCTCCTCCGTGGTATTGAAAAAGAAGCCATCCGTCGCGGCATGGTTATCTGCAAGCCCGGTTCGGTAACTCCTCACCAGAAGTTCAAGGCTGAGGTTTACGTTCTCTCGAAAGAGGAAGGTGGCCGTCACACTCCGTTCTTCAACAACTACCGTCCGCAGTTCTATCTGCGTACCACCGACGTTACCGGCATCATCACCCTCCCCGAGGGCGTTGAAATGGTAATGCCCGGCGACAACATCACCATCACCGTTGAGCTCATCAACAAGGTGGCGATGGAGAAAGGCCTCCGCTTTGCTATCCGTGAGGGTGGCCGCACGGTAGGCGCTGGTCAGGTAACGGAAGTTCTCGACTAA
- the secE gene encoding preprotein translocase subunit SecE, which yields MARSMSFSAATLFFSQPMDKLSNYFRTTIEEMRYNVTWPSTTELQKSAGLVLIGSLVFAVVVGVMDISFETVLKAFYNSFR from the coding sequence TTGGCCCGCTCCATGTCGTTTTCAGCGGCAACGCTGTTTTTTTCTCAACCAATGGACAAACTGAGCAATTATTTCCGCACTACCATCGAGGAAATGCGCTACAATGTAACGTGGCCTTCGACGACGGAATTGCAAAAAAGCGCCGGTCTCGTGCTGATTGGTTCGCTCGTGTTTGCCGTAGTGGTAGGCGTTATGGACATTAGCTTTGAGACGGTACTTAAAGCTTTTTATAACTCGTTTCGCTAA
- the nusG gene encoding transcription termination/antitermination protein NusG — MGELKWYVVRSVSGQEKKAKNYLETELGRHNLTELVPQVLIPVEKVFEMRNGKKRVRERNLYPGYIIIHADLGHGEVDHIITSTPGVIGFLGDKDKKDAANNKPVPLHISEVNRILGIVDEAEQQTTATLDKPYVVGELVKVVDGPFNGFSGNVDEVFEERKKLNVVVKIFGRSQPVELSYTQVEKEV; from the coding sequence ATGGGCGAATTGAAATGGTACGTGGTGCGCTCAGTGAGCGGCCAGGAGAAAAAAGCCAAAAACTACCTCGAAACAGAGCTCGGCCGGCATAACCTGACCGAGTTGGTGCCGCAGGTACTGATTCCGGTAGAGAAGGTCTTTGAAATGCGCAACGGCAAGAAGCGCGTGCGCGAACGTAACCTTTACCCCGGCTACATCATCATCCACGCCGACCTCGGCCACGGTGAGGTAGACCACATCATCACCAGCACCCCTGGCGTTATTGGTTTCCTCGGCGATAAAGACAAGAAGGACGCGGCCAACAACAAGCCCGTTCCCCTGCACATCTCCGAAGTAAACCGCATCCTCGGCATCGTGGACGAAGCCGAGCAGCAGACCACCGCTACCCTTGATAAGCCTTATGTAGTAGGCGAACTTGTGAAAGTGGTAGATGGTCCGTTCAACGGTTTCTCCGGCAACGTGGACGAAGTATTCGAAGAGCGCAAGAAGCTCAACGTAGTCGTAAAAATTTTCGGCCGTTCGCAGCCGGTAGAGCTCAGCTATACCCAAGTAGAAAAAGAGGTGTAA
- the rplK gene encoding 50S ribosomal protein L11 yields the protein MAKEIRGYLRLQIKGGAANPSPPVGPALGSKGLNIMEFCKQFNARTQDKAGQVCPVLITMYTDKSFDFVVKTAPAPVLLMEAAKLQSGSKEPNRNKVGSVTWDQVRTIAETKMADLNAFKVEAAMKQVAGTARSMGITIKGDSPFAE from the coding sequence ATGGCCAAAGAAATCAGAGGTTATCTGCGTCTGCAGATAAAGGGAGGCGCCGCGAATCCTTCGCCGCCGGTAGGACCTGCACTTGGTAGCAAAGGCTTGAACATCATGGAGTTTTGCAAGCAGTTCAATGCTCGCACCCAAGATAAAGCCGGCCAAGTTTGTCCTGTACTCATCACCATGTACACCGACAAGTCGTTTGACTTCGTGGTGAAGACGGCACCGGCTCCGGTGTTGCTCATGGAAGCTGCCAAGTTGCAGAGCGGTTCGAAAGAGCCGAACCGTAACAAAGTAGGCTCCGTGACGTGGGACCAAGTCCGCACCATCGCCGAAACCAAAATGGCTGACCTGAACGCCTTCAAGGTGGAAGCAGCTATGAAGCAGGTGGCAGGTACGGCCCGCAGCATGGGTATTACCATCAAGGGCGACTCTCCTTTTGCTGAATAA
- the rplA gene encoding 50S ribosomal protein L1 yields MAKISKKRKEALAKHDLTEVRSLLEAAKVVKDITYTKFDASVDIDVRLGVDPRKADQMVRGVATLPHGTGKVVRVLALVTPDKEAEALAAGADFVGLDDYIAKIEKGWTDIDVIITMPAVMAKVGRLGRVLGPRGLMPNPKSGTVTTDVAKAVQEVKAGKIDFKVDKTGIIHCSVGKVSFDEKMLAENALEVIQTLGRLKPSSSKGTYIRSITLSSTMSPAVPVDSQVNSAN; encoded by the coding sequence ATGGCAAAAATCAGTAAAAAGCGCAAGGAAGCCCTTGCCAAGCACGACCTCACGGAAGTGCGCAGCCTCCTGGAGGCTGCCAAAGTGGTGAAGGACATTACCTACACTAAATTCGATGCTTCGGTAGATATCGACGTTCGCCTCGGCGTGGACCCCCGCAAAGCGGACCAGATGGTTCGTGGCGTGGCCACCCTGCCCCACGGCACCGGTAAAGTTGTGCGTGTACTGGCTCTGGTTACTCCCGATAAGGAGGCCGAAGCTCTGGCCGCCGGCGCCGACTTCGTAGGTCTGGACGACTATATCGCGAAAATCGAGAAAGGCTGGACCGACATCGACGTCATCATCACCATGCCCGCCGTTATGGCTAAGGTAGGTCGCCTGGGCCGTGTGCTCGGTCCCCGTGGTCTGATGCCGAACCCGAAGTCTGGTACCGTTACGACCGACGTAGCCAAGGCTGTGCAGGAAGTGAAAGCTGGTAAAATCGACTTCAAAGTTGACAAAACCGGCATCATTCACTGCTCAGTGGGTAAAGTATCGTTCGACGAGAAGATGCTGGCCGAAAACGCTCTGGAGGTAATCCAGACGTTGGGTCGCTTGAAGCCTTCTTCTTCGAAAGGTACCTACATCCGCAGCATCACCTTGAGCAGCACGATGTCGCCTGCCGTTCCGGTGGACAGCCAAGTAAACTCCGCTAACTAA
- the rplJ gene encoding 50S ribosomal protein L10, which produces MTREEKQALVDELSGKFQSHNSFYIVDASVMSVAKINDFRRLCFNRGMEYKVYKNTFIRKALDTLGHDTSEMDAALKGSSGVLFSTESGSAPAKLLRDFYKAQAYPRGVEPKPVLKGAYVDASIYIGSNQLEGLTTIKGKQELLGELIGLLQSPAKNVISALQSGGNKLAGILKTLSEKEAA; this is translated from the coding sequence ATGACCAGGGAAGAAAAACAAGCCCTCGTGGATGAGTTGAGCGGAAAATTCCAATCGCACAACTCGTTCTACATTGTCGATGCTTCGGTAATGTCGGTAGCGAAAATCAACGATTTCCGTCGTCTGTGCTTCAACCGCGGTATGGAATACAAGGTGTACAAAAACACCTTCATCCGTAAGGCGCTGGACACCCTCGGCCACGATACTTCGGAGATGGATGCTGCGCTGAAAGGCTCTTCGGGCGTGTTGTTCTCTACGGAGAGCGGCTCGGCTCCCGCAAAGCTGCTGCGTGACTTCTACAAAGCTCAGGCTTATCCCCGTGGTGTTGAGCCCAAGCCCGTGCTGAAAGGCGCTTATGTGGATGCTAGCATCTACATCGGCTCGAACCAGCTCGAAGGTTTGACCACTATCAAAGGCAAGCAGGAACTGCTCGGTGAACTCATCGGCCTGCTGCAATCGCCTGCCAAAAATGTTATCTCTGCTCTTCAGAGCGGTGGCAACAAATTGGCCGGTATCCTCAAAACGCTTTCCGAAAAAGAGGCTGCCTAA
- the rplL gene encoding 50S ribosomal protein L7/L12, with translation MADLKAFAEQLVNLTVKEVNELATILKDEYGIEPAAAAPVMMAGGGAAAADEAPEEKTSFDVILKAAGGAKLAVVKLVKDLTGLGLKEAKELVDGAPKPLKEGVTKDEAESLKKQLEEAGAEVEVK, from the coding sequence ATGGCAGATTTGAAAGCATTCGCTGAGCAGCTTGTAAACCTGACGGTGAAAGAAGTAAACGAATTGGCAACCATCCTGAAGGACGAGTACGGCATCGAGCCCGCTGCTGCTGCTCCCGTAATGATGGCCGGTGGTGGCGCTGCTGCCGCTGACGAGGCTCCCGAGGAGAAGACGTCGTTCGACGTTATCCTGAAGGCTGCTGGTGGTGCCAAGCTGGCTGTAGTTAAGCTGGTGAAGGACCTGACCGGCCTCGGCTTGAAAGAAGCCAAGGAATTGGTTGACGGTGCTCCCAAGCCCCTGAAAGAAGGCGTAACCAAAGACGAGGCTGAGTCGCTGAAGAAGCAGCTCGAGGAAGCCGGTGCTGAAGTAGAAGTTAAGTAA
- the rpoB gene encoding DNA-directed RNA polymerase subunit beta, translating into MKKTAAERINFAKIKKVIEYPDFLDVQVRSFQEFFQLETAAERRSNEGLFKVFAENFPISDSRENFVLNFIDYHVDPPKYSVDECIDRGLTYSVPLKAKLRLICNDKDNEDFETIEQEVFLGNIPYMTVKGSFVINGAERVIVSQLHRSPGVFFAQSKHTNGTKLYSARIIPFKGSWIEFATDVNNVMYAYIDRKKKFPVTTLLRAIGYGTDKDILDLFGLSEEVKADKKNLKKIVGRKLAARVLRTWTEDFVDEDTGEVVSIDRNEVLLERDATIEDADIDVILEAGAKSVILHRENVNIADFAIIYNTLQKDNSNSEKEAVEQIYRQLRNTEAPDEETARDIIQKLFFSDKRYDLGEVGRYRINKKLQIGMEQESRVLTNQDIVLIVKYLIGLINSKAIVDDIDHLSNRRVRTVGEQLYAQFGVGLARMARTIKERMNVRDNEDFKPVDLINARTLSSVINSFFGTNQLSQFMDQTNPLAEVTHKRRVSALGPGGLSRERAGFEVRDVHYTHYGRLCTIETPEGPNIGLISSLCVHARVNAMGFIETPYRDVKGGKVDMSENVKFLTAEEEDTHHIAQANSLLDANGNLTQELVKGRFEGDFPVVNPSEYSYMDVAPNQIVSVAASLIPFLEHDDANRALMGSNMQRQAVPLLRPEAPIVGTGLEGRIASDSRTLIMSEGEGVIDYVDANKIVVKYDLTEDDIMVSFDAERITYDLIKFRRTNQDTCLNLTPLVKRGERVTKGQALCEGYGTNQGELALGRNMQVAFMPWQGYNFEDAIVISERVVRDDIFTSIHIEEFELEVRETKRGEEELTSEIPNVSEEAVRNLDDNGIIRLGAEVKEGDILIGKITPKGETDPTPEEKLLRAIFGDKAGDVKDASLKAPPSLQGVVIGTKLFSRPKKDKNLRAKSKKEVEDLKSTYAQELRGVKAVMIDKLVQLLEGKTSQGIKHRFGEEMIAKGVKFNRKNITEGMFPEKNPYKDESNYAVPEEVNLFKDLILEGWTADARVNGLVLELVRNYAKRRNTITAKFKRQRFTLEVGDELPAGIVQLAKVYIAKKRKLKVGDKMAGRHGNKGVVARIVRDEDMPFLPDGTPMDIVLNPLGVPSRMNIGQIYETVLGWAGLKMGRTYATPIFDGATEDEVARELTEAGLPDWGRAYLHDGLTGDRFDQPVTVGVIYMLKLGHLVDDKMHARSIGPYSLITQQPLGGKAQFGGQRFGEMEVWALEAFGASNVLQEILTVKSDDVVGRAKAYEAIVKGDVLPKPNIPESFNVLLHELRGLALEITLE; encoded by the coding sequence CTGAAGAAAACGGCCGCCGAGCGAATCAATTTCGCCAAGATTAAGAAGGTTATTGAATATCCGGACTTCCTGGACGTGCAAGTACGCTCGTTCCAGGAATTCTTTCAGTTAGAAACCGCTGCTGAGCGTCGTTCTAACGAAGGATTGTTCAAAGTGTTTGCCGAGAACTTTCCGATTTCGGACTCGCGCGAAAATTTCGTGCTCAACTTTATCGATTATCACGTCGACCCCCCGAAATATTCGGTTGACGAGTGCATCGACCGCGGCTTGACCTACTCGGTTCCCCTGAAGGCCAAGCTCCGGTTGATTTGCAATGATAAGGACAACGAGGACTTCGAGACGATTGAGCAGGAGGTGTTTCTCGGAAACATCCCTTACATGACCGTGAAGGGTTCGTTTGTTATCAACGGCGCCGAGCGCGTTATCGTATCGCAGCTGCACCGCTCGCCGGGCGTATTCTTCGCCCAAAGCAAGCACACGAACGGTACCAAGCTGTATTCGGCCCGTATCATTCCATTCAAAGGTTCGTGGATAGAATTTGCCACGGACGTGAACAACGTGATGTACGCGTACATCGACCGGAAGAAGAAATTCCCGGTGACGACGCTGCTTCGCGCCATCGGCTACGGCACCGACAAAGACATTCTCGACCTGTTCGGTTTGTCGGAGGAAGTGAAGGCTGACAAGAAAAACCTCAAGAAAATCGTGGGCCGCAAGTTGGCTGCCCGGGTGCTGCGCACCTGGACGGAAGACTTCGTGGACGAGGACACCGGCGAAGTAGTATCCATCGACCGCAACGAAGTGTTGCTCGAGCGTGATGCCACCATCGAGGATGCCGATATCGACGTGATTTTGGAGGCCGGCGCCAAGTCGGTAATCTTGCACCGTGAGAACGTGAACATTGCGGACTTCGCAATTATCTACAACACGCTGCAAAAGGACAACTCCAACTCGGAGAAAGAAGCCGTTGAGCAGATTTACCGCCAGCTCCGGAACACGGAGGCGCCGGACGAAGAAACCGCTCGCGACATCATCCAGAAGCTGTTCTTCTCGGACAAGCGCTACGACCTCGGTGAGGTGGGCCGCTACCGGATTAACAAGAAGCTGCAGATTGGCATGGAGCAAGAGTCGCGGGTGCTAACCAACCAGGACATTGTTCTGATTGTAAAGTACCTGATTGGTCTCATCAACTCCAAGGCCATTGTCGATGACATTGACCACTTGAGCAACCGTCGTGTGCGCACGGTAGGGGAGCAGCTCTACGCTCAGTTTGGCGTGGGTCTGGCCCGTATGGCGCGTACCATCAAGGAGCGCATGAACGTGCGCGACAACGAGGACTTCAAGCCGGTTGACCTGATTAATGCCCGTACGCTGTCGAGCGTTATCAACTCGTTCTTCGGTACGAACCAGTTGTCGCAGTTCATGGACCAAACCAACCCGCTGGCCGAGGTGACGCACAAGCGTCGCGTATCGGCTCTTGGGCCAGGAGGTCTGTCGCGTGAGCGCGCTGGTTTCGAAGTACGTGACGTTCACTACACCCACTATGGTCGTCTTTGCACCATCGAAACGCCGGAAGGACCCAACATTGGTCTGATTTCGTCGCTGTGCGTGCACGCTCGAGTGAACGCCATGGGCTTTATTGAAACGCCTTACCGCGACGTGAAAGGCGGCAAGGTGGACATGAGCGAGAACGTGAAATTCCTGACTGCTGAGGAAGAAGATACCCACCACATCGCTCAGGCCAACTCCCTGCTCGATGCCAACGGTAACCTGACGCAGGAATTGGTAAAGGGCCGTTTCGAAGGTGACTTCCCGGTGGTGAACCCTTCGGAGTACTCCTACATGGACGTAGCTCCGAACCAGATTGTATCGGTAGCAGCTTCGCTGATTCCGTTCCTGGAACACGACGACGCTAACCGTGCCCTGATGGGCTCGAACATGCAGCGCCAGGCCGTTCCCCTTCTCCGTCCTGAGGCTCCGATTGTGGGCACGGGTCTGGAAGGCCGCATTGCCAGCGACTCGCGTACCCTAATTATGTCGGAAGGCGAAGGCGTAATCGACTACGTTGACGCTAACAAAATCGTGGTAAAGTACGACCTCACGGAGGACGACATCATGGTAAGCTTCGACGCGGAGCGCATTACCTACGACCTCATCAAGTTCCGTCGTACCAACCAGGACACCTGCCTCAACCTGACGCCGCTCGTGAAGCGCGGTGAGCGGGTGACCAAGGGCCAGGCGCTTTGCGAAGGCTACGGCACCAACCAAGGCGAACTCGCCCTGGGCCGCAACATGCAGGTGGCCTTCATGCCGTGGCAGGGTTACAACTTCGAGGATGCCATCGTCATCTCGGAGCGCGTGGTTCGCGACGACATCTTTACCTCGATTCACATTGAGGAGTTTGAGCTGGAAGTGCGCGAGACCAAGCGCGGCGAAGAAGAGCTGACTTCGGAAATTCCGAACGTGAGCGAAGAAGCTGTTCGCAACCTTGACGATAACGGCATCATCCGCCTCGGTGCGGAGGTGAAGGAAGGCGACATTCTGATTGGTAAAATCACGCCGAAGGGCGAGACGGACCCCACTCCGGAAGAGAAGCTGCTCCGCGCCATCTTCGGCGACAAAGCCGGTGATGTGAAAGATGCCTCGCTTAAGGCGCCGCCCTCCTTGCAAGGTGTGGTTATCGGCACCAAGCTCTTCTCGCGTCCTAAGAAAGACAAAAACCTCCGGGCTAAGTCGAAGAAGGAAGTGGAGGACTTGAAGTCGACCTACGCGCAGGAACTGCGTGGTGTAAAAGCTGTCATGATTGACAAGCTGGTGCAATTGCTGGAAGGCAAAACGTCACAGGGCATCAAGCACCGCTTCGGCGAGGAGATGATTGCCAAGGGCGTGAAGTTCAACCGCAAGAACATCACCGAGGGTATGTTCCCCGAGAAGAACCCTTACAAGGACGAGAGCAACTACGCTGTTCCGGAAGAAGTGAACCTGTTTAAGGACCTGATTCTGGAAGGCTGGACGGCTGATGCCCGTGTGAATGGCCTGGTGCTCGAGCTGGTGCGTAACTACGCCAAGCGCCGCAACACCATCACCGCGAAATTCAAGCGTCAGCGCTTCACCTTAGAAGTGGGCGACGAACTGCCTGCTGGCATCGTGCAGCTTGCCAAAGTTTACATCGCCAAGAAGCGCAAGCTGAAGGTCGGTGATAAAATGGCCGGCCGCCACGGTAACAAGGGTGTGGTAGCCCGCATCGTGCGCGATGAGGACATGCCTTTCCTGCCCGACGGCACGCCAATGGACATCGTGCTGAACCCGCTCGGTGTACCAAGCCGTATGAACATCGGTCAGATTTACGAGACCGTACTTGGTTGGGCTGGTCTGAAAATGGGTCGCACCTATGCTACCCCAATTTTCGACGGTGCTACCGAAGACGAAGTTGCTCGTGAGCTGACCGAGGCTGGCTTGCCCGATTGGGGCCGTGCTTACCTGCACGATGGCTTGACGGGCGACCGTTTCGACCAGCCGGTAACCGTGGGCGTGATTTACATGCTCAAGCTGGGTCACTTGGTTGACGACAAGATGCACGCTCGTTCCATCGGGCCGTACTCGCTCATCACGCAGCAGCCGCTGGGTGGTAAAGCACAGTTCGGTGGCCAGCGCTTCGGCGAGATGGAGGTGTGGGCATTGGAGGCCTTCGGTGCTTCCAACGTTCTCCAGGAAATCCTGACGGTGAAATCGGACGACGTGGTAGGTCGTGCCAAAGCGTACGAAGCCATTGTAAAAGGCGACGTTCTGCCCAAGCCAAATATCCCCGAGTCGTTCAACGTGTTGCTCCACGAACTCCGTGGTCTGGCACTGGAAATTACCCTGGAATAG